A genomic window from Candidatus Kouleothrix ribensis includes:
- a CDS encoding IS5 family transposase has protein sequence MARYELSDEHYLLIEPFLPINDGKVGHPYDPHRPILNGIFWRLHAGAAWPDIPERYGNWKTIYDRYVSWRRNGIWDRILKVLQTKLDAHGAIDWEQWSLDGTIVRAHRVAAGAEKSGPDGEVEPGNHALGRSVGGFSTKIHLLSDGNGIPLDACLTPGQTHESTQVETIMEHVAIERASGRVRRRPCRLAADRAYDAQRIRHFLRLRGIKPIIPPKQHKGKRKRGRPIGYDREQYRRRSGIEQCVGWLKECRAVATRYEKLALNYLGLIKLAFIERYLRLLTRAVVPT, from the coding sequence ATGGCACGCTACGAACTCTCTGACGAACACTATCTGCTGATTGAACCCTTTTTGCCGATTAATGATGGAAAGGTCGGCCATCCTTATGACCCGCACCGTCCGATTCTTAACGGCATTTTCTGGCGACTGCATGCCGGCGCCGCCTGGCCCGACATTCCTGAGCGCTACGGCAACTGGAAGACGATCTATGACCGCTACGTTTCCTGGCGACGCAACGGCATTTGGGATCGCATCCTCAAGGTGCTCCAAACCAAACTGGATGCACATGGTGCAATCGACTGGGAGCAGTGGTCACTGGATGGCACAATCGTCCGTGCGCATCGTGTCGCTGCTGGCGCCGAAAAGAGTGGGCCAGACGGTGAGGTCGAACCCGGCAACCACGCGCTTGGCCGCTCGGTGGGCGGCTTTAGCACCAAAATCCATCTGCTCAGCGATGGCAACGGCATCCCGCTCGATGCCTGTCTCACGCCTGGACAGACCCACGAATCGACCCAGGTCGAAACGATTATGGAGCACGTTGCCATTGAGCGTGCAAGCGGCCGAGTGCGGCGACGGCCTTGTCGCTTGGCAGCCGACCGAGCTTATGATGCCCAGCGCATCCGCCATTTCTTGCGGTTGCGCGGGATCAAGCCGATCATTCCGCCTAAACAGCACAAGGGAAAACGCAAGCGTGGGCGCCCAATCGGCTATGACCGTGAACAGTATCGCCGGCGCAGCGGCATCGAACAGTGCGTAGGGTGGCTGAAAGAGTGTCGCGCGGTCGCGACACGCTACGAGAAATTGGCGCTCAACTATCTCGGGTTGATCAAGTTGGCGTTCATCGAACGGTATCTTCGCCTCCTGACACGTGCCGTCGTGCCGACATAA
- a CDS encoding pentapeptide repeat-containing protein, giving the protein MIVYNLSNSDLSNSNLSNSNLGYYNLCYCNLRY; this is encoded by the coding sequence ATTATTGTCTACAATTTGAGTAACAGCGACTTGAGTAACAGCAACTTGAGTAACAGCAACTTGGGTTACTACAATTTGTGTTACTGCAATTTGCGTTACTGA
- a CDS encoding GyrI-like domain-containing protein, whose amino-acid sequence MHPRIEMLPEKLLVGMRMTMSLANNKTGELWRRFMPRRSEIQNTVNADLLSMQVYDGLPDFSNGNQRFEKWAVVEVANGDAIPEGMETFLLRSGLYAVFHYIGSSTDTRIFHTIFGTWLPNSAYILDERPHFDVLGTLYKNADPTSEEDLWIPIKPKYERDPE is encoded by the coding sequence ATGCACCCACGTATAGAAATGCTTCCCGAAAAACTCCTTGTTGGGATGCGCATGACGATGTCACTTGCCAATAACAAAACGGGCGAGCTCTGGCGACGGTTTATGCCAAGACGAAGCGAAATTCAGAATACGGTCAATGCGGACTTGCTTTCCATGCAAGTATATGATGGTCTACCTGATTTTAGCAATGGCAATCAACGGTTTGAAAAGTGGGCGGTGGTGGAAGTCGCCAATGGTGACGCCATTCCTGAGGGGATGGAAACATTCCTGTTGCGCAGCGGGTTGTACGCCGTATTCCACTACATTGGTTCCAGTACCGACACGCGAATATTCCATACGATTTTTGGCACATGGCTCCCAAACTCAGCCTACATTCTCGACGAGCGACCGCATTTTGACGTGTTGGGAACCTTGTATAAGAATGCCGATCCAACCTCTGAGGAAGACTTATGGATACCAATTAAACCGAAATACGAACGTGACCCGGAGTAA